Proteins encoded by one window of Triticum aestivum cultivar Chinese Spring unplaced genomic scaffold, IWGSC CS RefSeq v2.1 scaffold151179, whole genome shotgun sequence:
- the LOC123174777 gene encoding uncharacterized methyltransferase At2g41040, chloroplastic-like, with protein MTCTADIWPPDAKIEPRMEIKTEQNDASKTEVFACPVCYEPLIRKGPSGVNPVLIYRSGFKCSKCSKSFTSKDIFLDLTVTSGMKEYSELKPARTELFRSPLLSFLYERGWRQNFNRSGFPGHDEEVHFLAASFFNSMALSCYCSIIFMFCGLFSRKFASSGAYSSVIALDFSENILRR; from the exons ATGACCTGCACTGCTGATATTTGGCCACCAGATGCAAAGATTGAACCTCGCATG GAGATCAAAACAGAGCAGAATGATGCTTCAAAAACTGAGGTGTTCGCATGCCCTGTTTGCTATGAACCGCTGATAAGGAAAGGGCCATCAGGCGTGAACCCTGTAT TGATTTATAGGTCAGGATTTAAATGTTCAAAATGCAGCAAGTCATTCACCAGCAAAGATATCTTCTTGGATCTCACTGTCACCTCAGGCATGAAAGAATACAGTGAACTGAAGCCTGCTAGAACTGAGCTGTTCAGGAGCCCGCTCTTGTCCTTTCTTTACGAGAGGGGGTGGCGTCAGAACTTCAATCGGAGTGGCTTCCCTGGCCACGATGAAGAGGTACATTTCTTGGCTGCCTCATTCTTCAATTCCATGGCCTTAAGCTGTTACTGCTCA ATAATATTCATGTTTTGTGGCTTGTTTTCAAGGAAGTTTGCAAGCTCTGGGGCATACTCATCTGTGATTGCTTTGGACTTTTCTGAGAATATCCTCCGCCGATGA